GGATCAGTCATTACTTTCTAACAATAAGAACATGAAGTTTGAAGGTAAAAATAATCTCTCAGGCAACAGAATTATGAATTGGGCACCACCAATTAATCGAAGGCAACTCATATATCAAAGACAACATATTAATAGAAGGCAACTCATAAATCCGAGGCAACATATTAATAGAAGGCAACTCATAAATACAATTGAAGGTAACATATCAATCGAAGGCAACAGAATCAATCATGAACTGGGCACCCCCTATTAATAGAAGGCAACTCATAAATACAATTGAAGGTAACATATCAATCGAAGGCAACAGAATCAATCATGAACTGGGCACCCCCTATTAATCGAAGGCAAGTCATGCAACGAAGGCAACTCATACATACAACATAAGGCAACAAAATCAGTATCTAGAGAAGAAAAGGTGATGACAATTCTAGGTTGCAACAACAGATTAAACCCTAACCATTTATGTGATAAGTGAAACAAGCGAGGCAACAATCTCTCTCTCTCTCTTCAGGGAAACAATATGAACTAGGCACCACCGCTAGAGAATCAAGACAATCGAACCAACAATTTCATGCTCATATTCATATAACATTAAAAAAAAAAACAGAGAGAGAGCGAAAGAGCCACTTCTTACATGAAATTGAGCGAATTGAGTTTACCGATCCACGAACAGGCAAAACTTTACTGGAAATGGAATTGGGTCTCTCTTCTGTATCTCCTAAAACTGGGTTTGAAATTTAAAATAAAGCTAGGTCGGCAGAACAACACGTCAACTTATTGGATAAATAAACAATGCCCCTCTTTTCCTATACGTTACTCTGTTTTTCATTTTTTTTCTTCTTGTTTCTTTATTAAATATTTATTTATGTTGTTTGTTTTAATCGATAATTAATTTTTTCTTTAACCTCGCTGCAAACTAGTGCAAAATTCCTAGTTTGTCTATTCTTCACATTCAAAGCTATTTAATATTCATATCCTCACTGTTGCTACATCTTGTGGCTCAATATATATTCCAAAGTCTGCAAGCAAAGCTTGCATTATAGGAGAAGCTAAATATTTAGTTAACTTTTGTCATTAATATTAAATAAACTTTTGTCAAAGCTCTTTAATATTTGGTTGATATAAATTTCGGTGATGTAATCCGGTTGATTTCTCCTGCACTCAACTGGGTTAAACTGAACTTTGTTATCTCTGTAATTGGTTCTTATGCTACTTGTTTTGTCATTAGGGATGCTTTGGGGCACCTTTTGGTGGCCGGAGCTTGATGCCTTTTTTCTACCAACGTGCCCTTGGATGAAAGTTCTGCTCTTAAAGATGATCTTCTTGCTAGAAAGAGGTTTAACTACCACTCTATATATTATGGTGGAGGGAAATTCCCTCATTACTATCAATTGTGTCGAGAAAACTTGTGAGACTTCTTGGTGCCTAAAGTCTATTGTCCGTGACATTTGGAGTATCACTGGTGATTTTAATAACATCACTTCAATCATGTGCCCTTGGCTGAAAGTTCTGCTCTTAAAGATGGTCTTTTTACTTCAAAGAGATTCGACTACCACTTTATTATGGTGGAGGGAGATTCCCTCATTACTATCAATTGTGTCGAGAAAACTTGTGAGACTTCTTGGTACCTAAAGTCTATTGTCCATGACATTTGGAGTATCGCTAATGATTTTAATAACATCACTTTCGATCATATCTACCGAGAAGAAATTTTGTTAGCCGATGCTATGGTGGATTTAGGTCACTCTCTTCTTTCCTCTAACTTGTGGGTTGATTCATTACCTCGTCAAGCTTTTCTATTAGACTCTTCAAATTTGGGGCGTCTTAGGGGCTCCACTCTCTAACGTTGTTGTACTTTTCTTCTCAAAAAAAAAAAAAAATTGGTTAAGCGTTAGCATATGATTTAGGCTTATTGTATACAAAAAGTGACTTATAAGAGAATACTAAAGGAAGTTCAAACTTACCGAGAGAAAGTTCTCTTTAATGTCAACTACCTTATTTTCAGCACTTGTCACTTTGGCCTGTTTGAGATTCAGATTGTTTATGAATATGATTGGAATATCATTAGTACGTAGGTTGTATGCTATAACTTATATCTGTCATGATTAATTATTTGCTATTTTAATCCCTTTTTATCGAGTCACCAAGGGGTGAAAGCGAGGATGTGACTGTGGGAGATGTGATTATAAATCTAGAAATATAATGAGAAATTAGGCTATAAAAAGAATAGAGAAATGAAAAAGAGATATGAAAGCTATAGAACTGAGACCAAGTTCACGAAAACTCTCCACCAAAGGGTAGAGTTCTTGGAATGAAAAATTCTCGAAACAATTTTCAATCTCTTCCGATGCGAAATATAAAATATTTTCTTTTATGTGAACCAAATGAGACCTTAATGTATTGTAGGAGGCTATTTTTATTTTATTCTTTCAAACAAAATTCCATATCATTTTGGAAGTGGAAGCCTTGAAGGTGTTTAATGATTTGTTAAAAGCGGTTGGTTGGTTGGTTAAATGTGATTTGATTGAAGAAGTGCAACATCTTTTTTACTTCTTCTACTGGGTAGCTTACCCGCGCTTCATTGCGAGGGGGAGAGAGAGAGAGAGAGAGAGAGAGAGAGAGAGAGAGAGAGAGAGAGAGAGAGAGAGAGAGAGAGAGAGAGAGAGAGAGAGAGAGAGAGAGAGAGAGAGAGAGAGAGAGAGAGAGAGNNNNNNNNNNNNNNNNNNNNACAAAATGGTAATTACAAAGTCACTCAGACTGGATATAGTAGTGTAAATCAACAAAAAAACGGGAGGCAAAACTGTAATTTAGAGGATGATAACAGGACTATAATTATGACGTAAGTGAGGATAGAATCGTCATTTCCACATGTCCTTATGAAATGTAATCAGGTAGCGGCTAGAAACACACTTTTATTTTTTTCTCATGGCCACCAAGAATAAATTGAGATTTAACTCTAATTAGTTTAAACGGGATTTGAACCTGGTTATGGGGGTCCACACGTATGCTCCTACCAACTCGACTACCTGTGGTGGTTTGCATTTCAAACTTTGGTCGAGCATCTCTAACAACTTATCTATAATTTCTCTATAATAGGGCAACAAAAGTCAAATCTTTGAGCTAATTTTATTTCCCAACTCTAACCGCTTCCCTATTTTAAAGAATTTATTATTATTCCTTAAATTCTCTTATAAAATTATAGTTTGCTGCAAATTTGGGAAATCTAAGTTTCTCTCTCTTCATATTCTTTATTTTAGAGAAAGTTTTAAGAAATTTGTTACAGAAAAACACCTAAAATTTTTCCCAAATTAAGAAAACCAAGAATATGGAGAAGCTCTTATAGGTGCTCTGATGTCAAAACAGTTGACGTTTCACATATAACATTTTCAGTTTGGCTGGTTAAACACTTAAACTGCGAATCTCTTTTCACCCTGAAAACACCAGAACAAGAAGGTCCAACAATTTCTGCAAACAAGTTTCACAGCGACACAGTGATTGCCATTTGCCGAAGAACCCATAAACCTCGGACTTCGCCGGACTTCCGTCATCTTCTATTCTCCGGTGAGCCTATTTTCTTTTCATGCAGTTCTATCTTTCTCTTTGATTGCAGACAAACTCATCAGAAGAGGGGTGAGTTACGGAACTCATTGGAGAATCGTGTGCTTGTCGCGCTTCTCTCTGAATTGGGGAAGAATGAAACGCTCACATTGAATTGAATTACTTAATAATTGACAGCTTGATTAGTTTGGAATTTGAGCTTTTTGATTTTATTTTTTTGGGTCGTAACTAAATTTTTTCTCTGATGCACTGCTCACCTCTTCATTTTCATCTCTTTGGGAGAGTCATGGATAATGTGATTAGACTATATGTAGCAGCAACATGAAGCGAAATTTTGTTTAGTATCGATCTCTTATGATGTCAAGTAGTGTGATAGAGGAATGCAAGATTGTTCAAATGAGGTTTTATGAAAGATGTAATGATGAATGCCTGAGTAGATTGGGTAACATTATTTTAGTTTGGATAACATAGATAGTTTGAATGGGTATTTTTAATGCAAGGGGAAGCGAAACTTTGTTTACGATCCGTTGTGGCTATAATTTCTGAACTAATTTTAGAAGGGAGCTCTAATAAACATCATGAAAGTATGATGATGAATGCCCGAGTACTGGGTACATTGCATAGTTTTGAGTGTTCCAGATCTCTAGTGTCACTATAAAGATTTTAGTTGAAGTCGAATCTGTTCTATTATATAATCGCTAAATTTTGTGATTGAAATACGAAAGCTATCATTATGATCATTTGGTTAACACATCACATCAACCAACTCTAATTTACGAATTGCACTTGCTTTTATGTTAATGAAGCATAACATGAGTTGATGGTTTCTTTTTGGTAGACTGAAAAGTAGAAACAGAGTAAGTTGATAATGTGTTTTTCCTTTTCTCTCGACAAGACATGAAATATTTGAGAACATTCATGGATATATGTTGTGGGTTTCGTTTACCTTATAATTGTTAGATATCCTATGGCAACATGATATTTTGGAACATGTTACTGCAGGTTTTGTCTTCCAGTTATAGGAGGATGGACCTTGACAGTTTCTTGGGGTCAAATGACCCAGGGCAGATGCTTCCACCTCCACCTGGATCTTTTGTGGATCGTGAGGAACTCATTCAACATGTTGGGGACTTTGCTGTGTCACAGGGATATGTTGTAACTATCAAGCAGTCCAAGAGGGATAGAGTAGTTATCCTTGGTTGTGACAGAGGAGGTGTTTACCGTAATAGGCTGAAACATGTTGATGAGTCCTCTAGCGAACAGAAAAAAAGGAGAAAAGCAGGATCCCGGCTGACAAATTGTCCTTTTGAAGCAGTAGGGAAAAAGGGTGATGGCTTGTGGGTACTTACTATAAAAAATGGAACCCACAACCATGAGCCCTTGAAGGACATTTCAGAACATCCCTCAGCTCGTCGTTTCTCTGAGAGAGAAGTTTTGATGATTAAAGAGATGACAGAATCTGGTCTAAAACCTCGTCAAATTTTAAAGAGATTAAGACAAAGCAATCCAGATCTTTTATCGACTCCAAAGCATATTTATAATGTTAAAGCAAAGCTTCGCCAAGGAAACATGGGAGGTAGGTGACATTAAACTGGGTTTCATTGGCTATCATAAAACCCTTTAGTAATTACTAAACCAGTTGGCAGAAGGTCATTCATGGTAAACAATTAGGTGTACTATATAGATTAGAAGGTCCTTCAAGGTAAACAATCTGGTTAAGTTGCACAAGCCTTTCTTGATGACTTGAGTTCTACTGTTAGAGCTAGGAGATCTGCTTCCTGCTTTAATATTTAGTTGTTGGCTTTTTGTTTGAGCTCATTTGAGCTCCGTTTGTAACCAAAAAAAAAACAATCTGGTTAAGTTAGTTTCATGCTGTTGCATTGTTTTTATTTTATTTTATTATGTATGGAGATAGGGTCGGGCACAGTGTTATTACGGAAGGTACAAAGCTATTTTGTAATCATATTTCTCTGTCTACAGAGCAGTGATAACTGACAAATCAGATTCTGGTAATTCTTTTTCTTCAGAATTCAAGGATTTCCTTTTCGTTTTGCGTTTGGCTATGTCTTCAGATTGCACTGTTCTAGTGAAGGGGGAGATTTATCTTATTACTTATCAGTAGTTGTAGCTTAGGTATTCATTGGACATGTTGTGTGCATGGCTTGTCAGGTCTAGTGAAGGGGAGCTTTATCTTATTACTTATCGGTAGTTGTAGCTTAGGTATTCATTGGATATGTTGTGTGCATGGCTTGTCAGGTTTAGTAGAATCTTGTTTCATTTAAGATCAGTTTCAACTGTGAACTGACTACGATGCTCCAGGCAGCCTGCCCAATCATTGTCCCTCTCAGGATGAGTTTTACCATGACTGCTATGTATATTTTATGAGGCCGTCGGGTCAATTACTAATATTTTTTTAAAATTATGGATCTCCTCGGCTTGTTAATCTATTATTTTCAAGTACCTTACTATAAAAATGCAGAAATCATTTTCAAGTCTATAATTTTCATGTATATATTCAGGTTGGTACCTTACAAGGAATTGTGGATTTCCTCAGCTCATTTTACCATGACCTTACAGTTGAATAGGAATTATACAAAAAAGAATTTTTTTTAAATTTTTTATCAGGTTCCTTACAGTTGATGATGACATGTTGTGCTGCAGTTAGACACTTCAAGTCTTTGAATCCACAGCAATCATTAGCAAGAAACAATTACCCTGTGGTCATCGGGCCATCTTGGAGGCAGCGCAACCCTCCGGTCAGCTAAATGTTAATAAATGCAATGCAACTCAGCATAGTTTTCTTTTGATTACAATGTTGCAAATACTTGGTGAATCATGCACATAAGTAAATTAGTTTATCAGCTTTATGTCTCCCTTCATTGTGTGTTATCTGATTTTACACTGCAATTCTGTAATGTATGACAGAGAGTTCCCAATCTCATTGGAGGTAGATTTGTTGATTCACAGTCGTTTGCCTCCATCGATGTTCTAAACCCTGTAAGTTCCGAAAGAATAACATTTTCTATTCATTTTGTCTGGTTAAATTTTATTTTGTGGTAAACGTTTCTGTGGTTTGCTAGGCAACACAGCAAATTTCTTCTCAAGTACCTTTAACAACAAATGAGGAGTTCAAAGCTGCAGTTTTTTCAGCAAAACGTGCCTTTCCACTGTGGCGATGTACACCTATTACTACTCGTCAGCGTATTATGTTCAAGTTCCAAGAGCTTATACGCAGAGACATTGTAAATTTTTTAGTTATTACTCACATAGCAAGCTTATGAATTACAGTTCTAATGTTCTTAATTTTTACTAATGGAAACTATTACAATTCCTAGGATAAGATTGCTGTGACCATTTCAAGCGAACATGGCAAAGGATTGATGGATGCATATGATGATGTGTTACGTGGGTTAGGTTGGAGTTTAGATTCATTTTTTTAGCTTTCCAAGCTCTTTTGGCTATGGCTTCTCCCAATAATTCTTTGATTTCCTTCCAAAGAGTTGGTGGAACAGGCTTGTGGACTTGCAACAATGCAGATAGGAGATTTTTTTTCCAATATATCAAATGGAATTGATAGCTACAGCATAAGAGAGCCACTCGGTGTTTGTGCTGGGATTTGCCCTTTTGACTTTCCAGCAATGGTTCCCCTATGGGTAAGCTCGCCATTCTTCAATGTTTAAGTTTCCTGTTTCTTCACTGTTTGGATCTGGGCTATATTTTGAGTGAGTACTTGCTTTATGAGGTGATTAGAATAGTATAACAAGTCATGCTTTAAAACTGTTAGTTGTCAACCTGCCAAAAAAACCTTCTTCATATTATAAACTTATCCATTTCAGTTACATCCCTGAAAACCTAACGTGTTGTGGTTGATAGGATTTTCATTGCAAAGTTTCCAATGATGTATATCCACTTAGTTGAAAAAGTTGTTTTATTTATGTCTATGTACCTTTTTATACGCAGATGTTCACTACTGCTGTCATATGTGGCAATTCATTTATTCTAAAGCCATCAGAAATGAATCCAGGTGATTGCTAAATCCTTCCTCCCCTTAAATAGATCTTTTACTCTTTATAGTATAATGCATTAAATTTGAAAAAATTATCACAGAACTTTTTCTGAACACATGGAAAAATTATGAGAGTTTGGAACATGAGCTCACTTTCCACCAGAACTGGTACCAAAAATATTTGTGATTCCATCTCATATTTTTATATGCTACATAATCTAGAACCCGTAAAACCTCTCAATTGAGGAAAAATAGAAATCTTAGTGTACCTCTACGTACAGCATGTACTTTGCTTAAGTTCCTTGTCTTGGAGCTTCTGCTACTTATATTTTTCAATTGGCATGTTCATGGTCTCACCAAAAGATAGATATGTGCAGTTTCAAATATTATGAATAGTGATGAGTTCAGGTACCTTATGTGTATATTTCTCATACACTTGACTCCTTTTTCGGTTGAGATGTTTCAGATTTTGTCTTTGGGCTGGTTATTCAGTTATCCTATTGCTCTAAAGCATATTGCTGTTTCTGTTTCTTTTAGTAAAGATCATAAGGATATGGATATTTACCCGAACCGAGTGATCATATTAAAAGCTCGTGAGGGTAAGCAAACAAAATAGCTAATTTTGAAAAGTGAATGCCCACCTCATTTAGTACTCTGCCAATGTCATGGTAACCAATTTTTACTATAAGAGCACCACATGCCGTTATCCAGCCATGGCTCTCTCTCTCTCTCTCTCCTGTGTGTGTTAATTTCTTTTATATGTTTTCTGCGTGGAACCTTTGGATTAAACAGGGTATGCTAAAGGAAAGGACTCTACTTGGTTTTAAGCATCATGTCTTCTAACTGCTATATAGCTCATTCACATTAGGTTAGGCCCAATTCCTTGATTGGTGTGACTATGCTGGGGATATGTTTTGGACATGTCTAACTGGAAACAAAGTATATTAATTCCAATGCAAAAGTATTCGAAGATGATTTCCATTTCAATTCAGACTCCATAATTTTTTAATGTCACCATACTTTTCGGATTTTTTAGTACTATTTTGAATGGTCAGATTTTATGGAGTTTCAAATTATCATAATCTGGAACCGTTTTAGTGGGAAAATTTCCAGATTTTCTTTTAAAAAATGATTGATCTACTAAACTGACAAGAATAGTAGCGAAGGTCTTAGATTTTGACATTTTCAATGTTGATATTCTATTTTTTGAACAAGAACTGTCGAAATCTTAATGAAACCAAATAAACAACCAATTATGAATGAAACAAGTACACCAAGGAAAGAGAGATGCATGCATATGTATCCCATATATTTTAAAGATATGTAACGTCTCTATACATTCAAGTACTTTGGAATTATTGATTGGAATTCCATTCAGCAAATTTTTGGACTTGGATCAGAATTTACAGATGCATTCAATTCCTGCCGTTAATTTTTTGTTCTTTCTCAGAATTCTCAGATTCAGCATTTTAAACTTTGGATTTGATTCAAGGATCTTTGGAAATTACAATTTCAGATGAAATATGGTTTTTCCAATCTAACTTGCGTCCAATTGGGCGGACGCCACTTTACACCAAATAAAATATATAACAATATCAAGGTTTCAATTTTTTTTTATTCTTAGACATGTCATCTGCGAAGCAAATGGTGTTGCTCATAGGCTTGGCATCTTGCTGGTACATCCATGTTGGATGAGCTTTTGGTGGAAGATACACCTTATATTACTCAAAATATTATTAATTTCTTATAGAGGATGGCTCTAGTTTATCTTGAGGTACAGGCTCTATGTCCCAATTGAAGTACTATTTGTTTATGAATAATGATAACACGGGGAGGGGAACCAGCTATATGTATATATAGACACACACACACACATACAGTTCCCTTCCTGAGCGGGACACCACTTTGAAATTAAAGTGTAGTGCTCCTCATTTCGTTCACTTTTAGGTCACATTTTCACATCTCCACCGCTCAGTGCCTAGAACATAGTGTGTAGATCATTCCTGCAAAGTTTCATCCAATTTAGAGATCGAGCTTCCGTAATTGTGATTTACATAACGGTTCCTTTTTGACACATTTTGTTTGCAGGAATGATTTACACACTATGTTCTAGACACTAAACGGTGGAGATGTGACTTAAAAGTGAGCCAAATAAGGAGTCCAACACTTTAATTTCAAAGTGGTGTCCCCCTCTGGATAGGAACTGTATATATATATATATATATATATTTATGTATATATATAATAAATATATATATATTTATGTATATATATATACATATATTTATGTATATATATATATATATACGTATTACGTTAGTTAGGGTCGGGACCGGGTACCCGGTCCCGCCGGACCGGTCCTTAACGTTAAAGGTCGGACCGGTACCCGTTCCCTTTCCGTTCCGACCCGACCGGTACCGGCCGACCCGGGCGGTACGTTCGTCGGAACCGTTAACGTTTCCCGTTTACCGGTTTCCCGGACCGAAGTTAGTTTACGTTTACGTTTTTAGGTTTTTAGGGTTTAAGGGTTTTTGGGGTTAGTACGTTCGGTACCGGGTAACCCGGGTAAAACGGTACGGGTAACGGTTCCGGGGGTACCCGGGGTACCCGGGTACCCGGGGGGTAACCCGGGGGGGGAAAAACGGGGAAAACGGGGGTACCGGGGGGGTTAACGGGGGAACGGTCGTCGGTCGGTAACGGGTACGTCCCGGTCGGGTGGGGGGTGGGGTGGGTCGCGTCCTCCGTCCGGCCGGTCGGTACGGTCGGGTCGGACGGGAACGGGAAGGGAACCTCCGACCGTACGGTACGGGTCGGGTCGGCGGGAACTNTACGTACGTAACAGTATACGTAAACGGAACGTGTGTATATATATATATATATATATATATATTGCTATGTGTGTCAGGGATTTTCTAGTGAATAACAAAAGCAGTTGGCATTAACTGAACAGTCCAAGGTGATTTAGAAAAAAACAAAATATTTTGAAACCCAAAGT
The window above is part of the Fragaria vesca subsp. vesca linkage group LG2, FraVesHawaii_1.0, whole genome shotgun sequence genome. Proteins encoded here:
- the LOC101305026 gene encoding methylmalonate-semialdehyde dehydrogenase [acylating], mitochondrial-like; protein product: MDLDSFLGSNDPGQMLPPPPGSFVDREELIQHVGDFAVSQGYVVTIKQSKRDRVVILGCDRGGVYRNRLKHVDESSSEQKKRRKAGSRLTNCPFEAVGKKGDGLWVLTIKNGTHNHEPLKDISEHPSARRFSEREVLMIKEMTESGLKPRQILKRLRQSNPDLLSTPKHIYNVKAKLRQGNMGVRHFKSLNPQQSLARNNYPVVIGPSWRQRNPPRVPNLIGGRFVDSQSFASIDVLNPATQQISSQVPLTTNEEFKAAVFSAKRAFPLWRCTPITTRQRIMFKFQELIRRDIDKIAVTISSEHGKGLMDAYDDVLRGLELVEQACGLATMQIGDFFSNISNGIDSYSIREPLGVCAGICPFDFPAMVPLWMFTTAVICGNSFILKPSEMNPGASVMLAELAMEAGLPCGVLNIVHGTNETCDAICDNDDIKAISFVGPKAAGAYIYSRASAKGKRIQSNVGAKNIAVVMPDASMDTTLNALVSAGFGAAGQKCMALTTVVFVGCIHLWEDKLVEHAKLLKVDAGSQENVDIGPVISKQVKEQICRLIQIGVQSGAKLVLDGRNIVVPGFEHGNFIGPTILSHVTADMECYKEEVFGPVLLCMEAENIEDAVNIINKNRYCNGASIFTTSGVAARKFQTEIEVAQVGINVPISVSSYSLFTSSRPSFAADLSFDGKAGIQFYTQMKTVKQQWKDLPQ